Sequence from the Thermococcus nautili genome:
CCAGGAAGGTTTGACAGGGAGATTGAGGTCGGTGTCCCGGACAAGCAGGGCAGGAAGGAGATACTCCAGATACACACCAGGGGAATGCCCCTTGAGCCGGACTACGACAAGGCCACCGTCCTCAGGATTCTGAGGGAAATGAAGTCCAAGGGCTCCTTCGATGAGAAAAAGCTTGAATCGCTGATTCGCAGGGTTGAGGAGGCACGGGACGAAGGGGAGGTCAAGGAGGCCCTCAAGAGCGAGGGTGAAATCTACGCTGAAGTGCGGAGCAGGCTCATCGACAAGATGCTCGAGGAGATTGCCGACAAGACGCACGGGTTCGTTGGAGCGGACCTCGCGGCCCTCGCAAGGGAAGCCGCTATGGTCGTCCTGAGGAGGCTGATAAACGAGGGCAAGATAAGTCCCGAGCAGGAGAAGATACCGCCGGAGGTTCTTCAGGAGCTCCGCGTCAGGAAGGAGGACTTCTACGAGGCCCTCAAGATGGTCGAGCCTTCAGCGCTCAGGGAGGTTCTCATAGAGGTTCCCAACGTCCGCTGGGACGACATTGGAGGCCTTGAGGACGTCAAACAGGAGCTCAGAGAGGCGGTAGAATGGCCCCTCAAGTACCCGAAGGCGTTCGAGAGGCTCGGCATAACGCCCCCAAGGGGCATACTCCTCTACGGTCCGCCGGGAACGGGTAAAACGCTACTCGCGAAGGCCGTGGCGAACGAGAGCGAGGCTAACTTCATCGGAATCCGCGGGCCGGAAGTTCTGAGCAAGTGGGTTGGCGAGAGCGAGAAGAGGATAAGGGAGATATTCAGGAAAGCGAGACAGGCGGCTCCGACGGTGATATTCATAGACGAGATTGACGCGATAGCGCCCGCGAGAGGTGCTGAAGGCGACCGCGTTACGGACAGGCTCATCAACCAGCTGTTGACTGAGATGGACGGCATAGAGCGGAACAGCGGCGTCGTGGTTATAGCGGCAACGAACAGGCCCGACATACTCGACCCGGCCCTGCTCAGGCCAGGGCGCTTTGACAGACTCGTGCTCGTTCCGGCGCCCGACGAGAAGGCCAGGCTGGAGATACTGAAGGTCCACACGAGGCGCGTCCCCCTCGCGAAGGACGTCAACCTTGCTGAGCTGGCGAAAAGGACTGAGGGCTACTCCGGTGCGGACTTGGAAGCGCTGGTGAGGGAAGCGGCACTGATAGCGATGCGCAGGGTCATGCGCGAACTTCCGAGCGAGCTCGTTGAGAGCGAGAGCGAGGAGTTCCTCGAGAAGCTCAAGGTCTCAAGGAGGGACTTCGAGGAGGCCATGAAGAAGGTCAAGCCCAGCATAACGCCCTACATGATTGATTACTACAAGAACTTCGAGGAGGGCAGGAAGAGAAAGCCCGAGAGGGAGCGCGGGGGCGTGGACTACTACACCTTCTGACCGTTTTACAACCGGAAGTTTTTCTAACTTCCTTTTCTCCAAAAAAGGTTAATGATTTAAGGACTTTCCAGCAAGGAATTGCGATGGATTCAGTCAGGTTACTCAGAAGAACCCTCGCGGGCATCCTCGTTGCAATACTAACAGTTGGGTTAAGCTTGGCTGTGCCGGACATCAGCGTGAAGGTTCAGCCCCTCGGCTTGGGAGCATGCCAAGTTAAGAGCCCGATTACGTGGGCGACGATTACCCTTCACTGGTCAAAATCGGGGGGGATTATTCAAACGTGGACGCTCACTGGCGCATCCGTTGTTTTCTCCAACGACGTGAGTGGGCCGGTTAATTTCACCGCCAAAATTGAGATTTTAGGATACCGTTCCTTTGGTGATACTTATCCAACCCTCGATGTCGTCAGAGCCACGTTCTCGACGAACTCAGAGGTATCAGCGGGAATAGTTTATCCGCTCACTATTAGCAGTCACCCACAGTATGTAGTTCTTCCCTCCTTTTATCCCCAGCCAGAGATTCTTAACGTCACCAGTATCATCCTTGGGGGGTTGGCATCCTGCAATGGGAAGATAGGTGTTACGGTATTTGAAGTTGGGACTGGCTCAGGACATTACTCGCCGCCCCCTCTAAACGTCAGTGAGATTAGAATAACTGTAAACAACACTGGAAATCCAGAGCTGAGAAACTACGTGATTAACTTCACAGTTTCTCCATCGTGCGTTCCGGACCTCTCCAAGGTTTACGTAACGGATTCCTCCGGGAAACAGCTGTATTTCTGGGCGTTCAACGATTCAACCAATGGAAAAATATGGTTCTGGGTGAACTATACCGTGCCAGCAAACTCCGTGCGGGAGATAATAATACACCTCAACGGAACGGGGACAAGTCAGTACTTCAATCCAAACAGAGTGTTCTGGTACTTTAATGATACTCAAATATCACTGCGAGGAAGTCTAGGTAGAGGTAGGGTTTACCAGATAAATTATGACGTAAGCAACTTTTTACTATCTAGATATCCTGGATACGCAGTAGACACAAACGCTACTTTGGGCAAACCGTCATTGGGCAGTGTAGTTCTCCCTACATGGCTTGGGCCCTATTTCATATCGGTCGTAGATAACGCTGGATACTATTATGGCCTGGGAACCACGGGAAACGATTCAATCTATGTAGTTGAGGGAAGCGCACCGGACAGAGTCAACAACGGTGGAGCCCCAGTAGGAACGTTACCCTCATGGGGGCCTGGCGTTTATTCCATTGTCAACTACATTTACAATGCCAGCGTGCACACGAGGTTGTACTTTGAGCTGTCCGAGTTTATTGCTGGATACTGGACTGGTAGCCAAACTTTAGCAAGGTATTTCATGTTAGGACAGCGGTATGGTGGACCAAGCGTATATGAATGGGTAGGGATAAGGCCAATCGTATATCCTGCACCAAGGGTTATAGTCCCATCTGACTGTGGAGCGAGTATCGGAGGTGGGGCCTACACTTTCACCCTCTACTTCCGCCCCTGATACCACTCCACAGTCTTCTTAAGTCCCTCTTCGAGGCTCCACTTCGGCTCGAAGCCGAGCTTTTTGATTTCCGTTATGTCCGCGAGGCTGTGCCTTATGTCGCCGGGCCTCGGCTTGTCGAAGATTATCGAGCTCGTTGTCCCGGTTATCTCGATTATTTTCATCGCGAGTTCGAGGATGCTCGTCTGCTTTCCGGTTGCAACGTTGAAGACCCTCCCGTTGGCGCACCTGCTCTCGGCCGCGAGAATGTTCGCCCTAACGACGTCCTTCACGTATATGAAGTCGCGCGTCTGCTTGCCGTCGCCGAAGATCACCAGCGGCTCCCCTGCCAGTGCCCTGTTGATGAAGATGCTTATCACCCCCGCGTACTGGTTGGCACTTTGCCTCGGCCCGAAGACGTTGAAGTAGCGGAGAGAAACCACAGGCAAACCGTAGAGCTCGTGGTAAACGCGAAGGTACTCCTCGGCAGTTGCCTTCGTCACACCGTAGGGCGAGAGCGGTCTCGGCCGTTCCCTTTCCTTCAGCGGGAGGTTGGGGTTGTCTCCGTAAACTGCCGCCGATGATGCAAATATGAGCTTTCCGTGTCCATCAAGAAGAGCCCTGAGGATGTTGAGGGTTCCGAGAACGTTTACTTCCTCAGTGAAGACCGGGTCACGTATGCTCTCGACGACGCTCACCTGGGCCGCCTCGTGGAAGACGTAGTCGGCGTTGCTCACCAGTTCAGCTATCGCCTCGTAGTCCCTCACGTCGGCCTTAACCAGCTTTGCTCCGGGCGGAACGTTCTCAGCTTTCCCGGTGTAGAGGTTGTCAATAACGATGACCTCGTTGTCCCTGACCAGCTCCCAGGCTATGTGCGAGCCTATGAAGCCGGCTCCCCCGGTGACGACGATTAGCTTGTTCCTCATGTTCAACCCCAGGGGAGTAGAACCGGGCCCCTTAAGTCTCTTTCTCCGAGTAGCTCATCCTGAGCTTCACGGCCTTCATCAGGTCGTCCTTCGTGGGGGGTCTCTCGGGGACGTTTGAGTAAGCATCAACGAGGTCGTTTATGATTATGACGAGCTTTTCTAGGATATCCTTGCTCTTGTTCCAAGGCGTTGCGTAGCGGAACTCAATAATCTCCGCAAGGTCGTCCAGGGTGAACTCGCAGATTATCTCTTCACTTGGGCACTCAACGAGAAGCAACTTGCCGTTTTCCAGGACAACCCTAACGTTAACCTTTGGGGCCTTCACCATTGGGCATCACATTACTACATTGGGCACCAACGTACTTTAAGGTTGTGCTCCGGGACGTTGAAATTCTCAAGACCACCGGCAGAGGATTAACAAATTTCTGCCAATTTCGAAACCATTATAAGGCCCCTATTGACTTAAACATTGGTAAGGAGCCATGCCGAGCTACATCGTTGTTGGCGGTCAATGGGGAGACGAGGGCAAGGGTTCCATCATAGCATACCTTGCCCTGAAGGACGAGCCCGAAGTCATAGCACGCGGCGGCGTTGGGACGAACGCAGGACACAGCGTTTTTATCAATGGAAAGAAGTACGCGGTGAGACAGCTTCCAACCGGTTTCATGCAAAGGAAGGCAAGGCTTCTCGTCGGAGCCGGCGTCCTCGTTGACCCGGAGGTCTTCTTCCACGAACTTGAACACCTTAGGGATTTCAACGTCGCCGAGAGGGTTGGAATAGACCACCGCTGCGCGATAATCGAGGAAAAGCACAAGCAACTCGACCGCTCCAACAGCCACCTCCACGAGAAGATAGGAACGACGGGAAGCGGTTGCGGGCCGGCTAATGCAGACAGGGTCATGAGAAAGGCAAAGCTCGCAAAGGACATCCCCGAGCTCGAGCCCTACCTGACGGACGTGGCGGAAGAGGTGAACGACGCGCTCGACGAGGGCAAGCTCGTCCTCATCGAGGGGACGCAGGGCTTCGGGCTGAGCCTCTACTACGGAACCTACCCCTACGTTACCTCCAAGGACACCACAGCCTCCGCAATCGCGAGCGACGTCGGAATAGGCCCGACGAGGGTTGACGACGTCATAGTCGTTTTCAAGAGCTTTCCGACGAGGGTCGGTGCCGGGCCCTTCCCGACGGAGATGAGTCAGGAGGAAGCAGAGAGGCTCGGTCTCGTCGAGTATGGAACCGTAACCGGCAGGAGAAGGCGCGTCGGCTGGTTCGACTTCGAGTTCGCCCGCTACTCCGCGAGAATCAACGGGGCAACGATGCTGGCTTTAACGATGCTCGACAAGTACGATAAGAACGCCTTCGGCGTAACCGATTACGATAAACTGCCGAGGAAGGCGAAGGAGTTCGTGGAAGAAATAGAGGAGAGGGTTGGAGTCCCCGTCGGGCTCATAAAGACCGGGCCCGAACTGGAGCACATCATTGACAGGCGAGACGTCATTTGACGGCGTACTTGCCCTCGACCTGGGCCAGCTTGAACTTTGAGGTGATGCCGCTACCGGGAACGAAGTCGTGCTCGATTAGCTCTCCGGTGAGGGTGTTGTACTTGCCGAAGTATATTCCCCTCCTTCCGACTCCTTTTATTCCCGCGTAGCCCTCCTCAAGGTTGTGCGCTATCCACTCGACCTCTATAGTGTCTCCGTAGCTCTTCTTCACGAACTCCGTGAAGGCCTTGGTTATGACGCTCTCGATGTACTGGTAGTCAAAATCCAGAACCTCCCCGCTCGTCCTGTGAACCGTCAGCCGTCCAAAGGCCTTCACACCTGTGAACTCCACCTCCCAGTGGTCGGACAGCTTGAGGCCTTCAATTGAGGGGCTCGGTTCGACTTCGCGGATTTTGGAGAGCGCGATTTCCTCAACGACCTCCTTCTTGAGGAAGCGGTCGAGTTCCTGAATTTCGCCGGAGCGGGAGACGAATACCTTAACGACGTCCCTGTCGCCCTCAAGAGTGAGTGTGAACCCGTTCTCAACCTCCTCGGTGAAGAGGACGCTGTAACTGCGGTACTTCCTGACCGCGAGTTCAACCGCCACGCTGGAGCCTATCTCAAGGGCTCTCTCAAGGATTTCCCCGGTCTCACCGTCGTATGCCAGGTACGCCCTGAGGCCGTTACCCTCAAACTCGGCCCTGACGACCTCGTGGTCCATAACCTGACAGGACTTCAGCTCAAGGTCCTTGACGACCTCCAGGATTTCACCGGCGGTCTTTCTTAGAAACTCCTCCGGGGAGCCCAGGTCCCTCGTGTCAACGATTTCGCCCGTTTTCTGGTCGAGTTTTAGGACGAGAACCCTTCCCCCCGCCAGAAGGTCAACGAAGACCGCACTGGGGCGCCTCTCAACGCCTATGACGTGTCCATCGCTGTACTTTGAAAGAACGACCTCAAGCATCGCCTCCTCGGTAAGCGCTGGCTGAAATCTCCTAACGCTTCCGCTGTAGGAGTTCAGCTCTATCTCAAAGAGATACCTCCTGGTCTTGCCCCTCATCAAGGTAAAGCGTCCCCTGCGGACGATTTCCAGGGCAAGGGGTTCTTCACCGAGTTCCCTCCTGACGCGCTCCTTAGCCAGCTTAACGAGCCCCTCTTCGCTGAGTGGCTCCCCTTCAGCACTCACACGGCCAACCGTGAAGTCGAAGGAAACCCTAACAGTCCTGGGCCCAATGGAGAACAGGATTACCGCGCCCTCAGGCACGTAGGCTTTTCTTGAGTGAAGAACCCGCAGGTCGAGCCATCCCTTTCTAACGGCCTCCTCAACGACAGGCTTCGCTGGGTCTGTTTCCTCCCCGACCTCGACTTCGGTCGCCAGAACTGTTGCAACGTCCTCAAGGAGAACTTTCATCGCAAGCCCCTTGAGCTCGCCATCAACGTTCAGAACAAGCTTTTTGCCATCATAAAACGCCTTACCGCTCTCGTTTTCTCTTGACCATGAGACGACGTAGACAGGCCTGAACTTCAGTTTCAGACCCTCAATCTTGAGCTCCTCCGGCCGGACGCTGAATTTATAAGATACAACCCTCTTGGCTTCGTCCACGAGCTTTTGAGACGAAACGGGCTCCACGAGGGGACCATCGAGGACGAACTCCTTCAGCTGTTCAGGTCTCTCACGCTCGGGAATGAACTTCTCAAGAAGGGTTCGTGGGGGCTCTATGGAGTAGCGATTGAAGGCCTCCGCAAGCCACTCTGGCCCAAGCACAGTAATGCCCTCGAGACCGTAGTCAAGCCCGTCGAGGGCTATCAAAACAACCCTGCCGTGCCCGGACAGCGCCTTTTCAAGCCAGTCCCTCCGGGGCTTTCCGCGCAACAGTGCAACGGCAAGCGTCTCTTTTCCATGAAATGGGTCTTCTCTTTCCCCTGTGACTATTATGAGGCGCGATTTACCTCTCCTCTTGTATTCCCTTCCGGTTTCATTAAAGCCGGCCCTGCTGAGGAGCTCGGCTAGTCCCTCAACTATAAAATCCTCGGGTGCGAGCAGTATTATCGAAGGTTCCCATGGCATAGTGACTCCCCATAGAGATTGGGATGCGGAGAATAAATAGTTTATGGCCCGTAAAAAAGGGTTAATTATCACCCCGAGTAAGCCCTATCAACGAGCCACCTGACAATTGTTCTATGAAACTCATCCGCCCACTCGGGGTCTTCGAATATCTCATGATAGGCACCTTCGAACTCCCTGAGCGTTTTATCTTCCACTTTAAGCCTTTCAAAAAGCCTTTTTGAGCCTTCGGGGGGCGTTATTACATCTCCGGTTCCAACGAGCAGGAGAACCGGGACTTTTATCCTGTCAGCCTCCCGGTGAGCGAGCTCCATGTTAACGAAGATGCTCCTTCCGAGCTTCGCCGAAATCCTGTCGTGGACGAGCGGGTCTTCAACGTACCTTCTCACCGCCTCCTTGTTCCTTGAGAGAAGTTCCGGTTTTATGCCGTTGGAGAGAACAAGGCCGGGGGCGACCTTTCCGAGGAATTTCGCAAGGGACACCATGAAGCCCGGCGTCTCGGGGCTCTTGGCGAGGGCAGGAGATGAAGCTATTACGCCCCTTATTTTATCGGGCCTCGTCTCGGCGTATCGGATAACGGTCAAACCGCCGAGGCTGTGGCCGAAGAGGAAAGGCTTCTCACCTAATTCTTCAATTATGTAATCAATTATTTCCATGGCCTCTTCAATGCTTGTGTGCCCCCTCTTTCCGGGGCTCTTTCCGTGACCTGGCCAGTCGAAGGCGTAAACGGCAAAGCCGGCCTCGTTGAGCTCCCTAATCAGCCGTCCGTACCTTCCGCTGTGCTCCCCAAGGCCGTGAACAAGGACGACCCAACCGAGCTCCGGTTCGCCGAACTTGGCCTTGTAAACCTCCATCTCAATCACCCAGCCAAACCCGTTTGAGCGGGAGAACGTCAAAATCCTCATCCTCGCTAACTATGGCCTGCAGACCGTTGTTCTCTATAACCGCAACGTGAAGGGCGTCAGAGGGGCGGAGGTTGTATTTCGTGATTATCAGTCTGGCGGTTAGATAATCAAAGACCGTTAGTGGGAGAACTTCAACGTAGGGAAGAACCTTTTCGTCTATGAACTCAATCGAAAGCTCGTAATGGACGCCGTATTTCTTCTTTGCAACGTGAATGGTCTCGTCAAGAACCAGCGGACTTGTGTAAAGGTCGTGATTCTCAATCAGTTCGGCGTAGAACGTGACTATCTTCTTTTCGTCTTCAGGCGTCTTGGTCAGGAGGTAAACAAAAAGGTTGGTATCAATGAAGAG
This genomic interval carries:
- a CDS encoding adenylosuccinate synthetase translates to MPSYIVVGGQWGDEGKGSIIAYLALKDEPEVIARGGVGTNAGHSVFINGKKYAVRQLPTGFMQRKARLLVGAGVLVDPEVFFHELEHLRDFNVAERVGIDHRCAIIEEKHKQLDRSNSHLHEKIGTTGSGCGPANADRVMRKAKLAKDIPELEPYLTDVAEEVNDALDEGKLVLIEGTQGFGLSLYYGTYPYVTSKDTTASAIASDVGIGPTRVDDVIVVFKSFPTRVGAGPFPTEMSQEEAERLGLVEYGTVTGRRRRVGWFDFEFARYSARINGATMLALTMLDKYDKNAFGVTDYDKLPRKAKEFVEEIEERVGVPVGLIKTGPELEHIIDRRDVI
- a CDS encoding SDR family oxidoreductase → MRNKLIVVTGGAGFIGSHIAWELVRDNEVIVIDNLYTGKAENVPPGAKLVKADVRDYEAIAELVSNADYVFHEAAQVSVVESIRDPVFTEEVNVLGTLNILRALLDGHGKLIFASSAAVYGDNPNLPLKERERPRPLSPYGVTKATAEEYLRVYHELYGLPVVSLRYFNVFGPRQSANQYAGVISIFINRALAGEPLVIFGDGKQTRDFIYVKDVVRANILAAESRCANGRVFNVATGKQTSILELAMKIIEITGTTSSIIFDKPRPGDIRHSLADITEIKKLGFEPKWSLEEGLKKTVEWYQGRK
- a CDS encoding alpha/beta hydrolase; its protein translation is MEVYKAKFGEPELGWVVLVHGLGEHSGRYGRLIRELNEAGFAVYAFDWPGHGKSPGKRGHTSIEEAMEIIDYIIEELGEKPFLFGHSLGGLTVIRYAETRPDKIRGVIASSPALAKSPETPGFMVSLAKFLGKVAPGLVLSNGIKPELLSRNKEAVRRYVEDPLVHDRISAKLGRSIFVNMELAHREADRIKVPVLLLVGTGDVITPPEGSKRLFERLKVEDKTLREFEGAYHEIFEDPEWADEFHRTIVRWLVDRAYSG
- a CDS encoding type II toxin-antitoxin system VapC family toxin, with protein sequence MKLFIDTNLFVYLLTKTPEDEKKIVTFYAELIENHDLYTSPLVLDETIHVAKKKYGVHYELSIEFIDEKVLPYVEVLPLTVFDYLTARLIITKYNLRPSDALHVAVIENNGLQAIVSEDEDFDVLPLKRVWLGD
- a CDS encoding DUF2341 domain-containing protein, which translates into the protein MDSVRLLRRTLAGILVAILTVGLSLAVPDISVKVQPLGLGACQVKSPITWATITLHWSKSGGIIQTWTLTGASVVFSNDVSGPVNFTAKIEILGYRSFGDTYPTLDVVRATFSTNSEVSAGIVYPLTISSHPQYVVLPSFYPQPEILNVTSIILGGLASCNGKIGVTVFEVGTGSGHYSPPPLNVSEIRITVNNTGNPELRNYVINFTVSPSCVPDLSKVYVTDSSGKQLYFWAFNDSTNGKIWFWVNYTVPANSVREIIIHLNGTGTSQYFNPNRVFWYFNDTQISLRGSLGRGRVYQINYDVSNFLLSRYPGYAVDTNATLGKPSLGSVVLPTWLGPYFISVVDNAGYYYGLGTTGNDSIYVVEGSAPDRVNNGGAPVGTLPSWGPGVYSIVNYIYNASVHTRLYFELSEFIAGYWTGSQTLARYFMLGQRYGGPSVYEWVGIRPIVYPAPRVIVPSDCGASIGGGAYTFTLYFRP
- a CDS encoding CDC48 family AAA ATPase, producing MIFGKGPERVDEVKLRVAEALKRDVGRGIVRFDRKYQRQLGVEPGDIVELVGERTTAAIVANPHPDDRGLDIIRMDGYIRRNAGVSIGDYVTVKRAEVQEAKKVVLAPAQKGVFIQIPGDLVKQNLLGRPVVKGDLLVASNRSETYYGGSPFDDLLRGLFEAMPLGFGELKFVVVNTVPKGIVQITYNTEVEVLPQAVEVREESIPEVTYEDIGGLSDAIQKIREMVELPLKHPELFERLGIEPPKGVLLYGPPGTGKTLLAKAVANEANAHFIAINGPEIMSKFYGESEERLREIFKEAEENAPSIIFIDEIDAIAPKREEVVGEVEKRVVSQLLTLMDGLKSRGKVIVIAATNRPDAIDPALRRPGRFDREIEVGVPDKQGRKEILQIHTRGMPLEPDYDKATVLRILREMKSKGSFDEKKLESLIRRVEEARDEGEVKEALKSEGEIYAEVRSRLIDKMLEEIADKTHGFVGADLAALAREAAMVVLRRLINEGKISPEQEKIPPEVLQELRVRKEDFYEALKMVEPSALREVLIEVPNVRWDDIGGLEDVKQELREAVEWPLKYPKAFERLGITPPRGILLYGPPGTGKTLLAKAVANESEANFIGIRGPEVLSKWVGESEKRIREIFRKARQAAPTVIFIDEIDAIAPARGAEGDRVTDRLINQLLTEMDGIERNSGVVVIAATNRPDILDPALLRPGRFDRLVLVPAPDEKARLEILKVHTRRVPLAKDVNLAELAKRTEGYSGADLEALVREAALIAMRRVMRELPSELVESESEEFLEKLKVSRRDFEEAMKKVKPSITPYMIDYYKNFEEGRKRKPERERGGVDYYTF